In Salvelinus namaycush isolate Seneca chromosome 20, SaNama_1.0, whole genome shotgun sequence, the following proteins share a genomic window:
- the LOC120065603 gene encoding SRSF protein kinase 3-like, with translation MSNVPSSRYAAAISALSLSLPAVNSNPPLTPKSSLTLKSLTPKPLVDPTPKPPLTIKLSSYPPSPEIFGSDDEEQENPSEYCIGGYYPVEIGAIFIDRYQVVKKLGWGHFSTVWLGWDIEKRRFVALKVVKSAPTFTETGLDEIKLLKCVRDSDPSDPKRDTVVQLIDDFKVSGVNGEHVCMVLEVLGHQLLKWIIKSNYTGLPLPCVKSILRQVLQGLDYLHTKCKIIHTDIKPENILLRVDDVYVQELAADTNLQELPVSPAPTSCSGFSETDMLVNLLKPQNADEISIKIADLGNACWVYKHFTEDIQTCQYRSVEVLIGADYGTPADIWSTACMAFELATGEYLFEPHSGDNFSREEDHIAHIIELLGPLPSQFALSGRNSRRYFNHKGHLRRISRLKPWSLCEILLDKYEWPREQAVQFSAFLLTMLEPLPEKRATAAQCLKHPWISS, from the exons ATGTCCAATGTGCCTTCATCTAGATATGCTGCTGCAATATCAGCCCTTTCCCTCAGTTTACCTGCTGTTAACTCCAACCCACCGCTTACCCCCAAATCATCCCTTACCCTCAAATCCCTGACCCCTAAACCACTAGTTGACCCTACCCCCAAACCACCCCTTACCATCAAACTATCATCATATCCCCCTTCACCTGAGATTTTCGGGTCAGATGATGAGGAACAGGAGAATccatctgaatactgtatag GTGGCTACTACCCGGTGGAAATTGGAGCAATATTCATTGACCGTTACCAGGTGGTGAAGAAGTTGGGATGGGGCCACTTCTCCACTGTGTGGCTAGGCTGGGACATTGA GAAGAGGCGTTTTGTGGCTCTGAAGGTGGTAAAGAGTGCTCCAACCTTCACAGAGACTGGTTTGGATGAGATCAAGCTTCTGAAATGT GTAAGGGACAGTGACCCATCTGACCCTAAACGAGACACTGTTGTGCAACTTATCGATGACTTCAAGGTCTCTGGAGTCAATGGGGAGC ATGTATGCATGGTTCTTGAAGTGCTGGGTCACCAACTGCTGAAGTGGATCATCAAATCCAACTACACTGGCCTTCCCCTGCCCTGCGTTAAGAGCATCCTCAGACAG GTTCTCCAGGGCTTAGATTACTTGCACACTAAATGCAAGATTATCCACACAGACATTAAGCCAGAGAACATCCTTTTGAGAGTGGATGATGTTTACGTCCAGGAGCTGGCAGCCGACACCAACCTACAGGAGCTGCCAGTTTCTCCTGCTCCCACAAGCTGTTCAG GGTTCAGTGAAACAGATATGTTGGTGAATCTTCTGAAGCCACAGAATGCTGATGAAATCAGCATCAAGATTGCAGATCTGGGCAACGCCTGCTGGGTG TACAAACACTTCACAGAGGACATCCAGACCTGTCAGTACCGCTCTGTGGAGGTCCTGATTGGGGCTGACTATGGCACTCCTGCAGACATCTGGAGCACAGCCTGCATG gcatttgagctggccactgGGGAATATCTGTTTGAACCCCATTCAGGGGACAACTTCTCTCGAGAGGAAG ATCACATTGCTCACATAATTGAGTTGCTGGGACCCCTTCCATCCCAGTTTGCCCTCTCAGGGAGAAACTCCAGGCGATATTTCAATCACAAAG GGCATCTGCGGCGCATCTCAAGGCTGAAGCCGTGGAGTTTGTGTGAGATCCTGCTGGATAAATACGAGTGGCCACGGGAGCAGGCAGTCCAGTTCAGTGCCTTCCTCCTCACCATGCTGGAGCCCCTCCCAGAGAAGAGAGCCACCGCTGCCCAGTGTCTAAAACATCCCTGGATCTCCTCATAG